From the genome of Eublepharis macularius isolate TG4126 chromosome 12, MPM_Emac_v1.0, whole genome shotgun sequence, one region includes:
- the LOC129339907 gene encoding vomeronasal type-2 receptor 26-like, translating to MVPNETPQYRGITQLLLHFGWTWVGLFSADDDSGERFLQALEPLFFHNRICLDFIEKIPTQSRWDTLSDVNDLISKVYRPLTQSKANTFIINGGCMVIISLNNLILLGDFGYEENPLYRKVWIMTAQADFVQSNILKSLTFYLFQGAISFSVCTNELLGFKKFLQNINPSWMQGNGFLKIFWEQTFGCTLPDSQEPTYINETCTGEERLENLPGHLFEMRMSGHSYSIYNAVYVVAHALHALYSPTSSHRSKVGGKRYLDLQPWELHSLLQGISFNNAAGETLHFNKNKEMGAGFDIMNMVMFPNKSFVRVKVGRVDAEPLEGEGFIIHEDMIVWHRHFNQVRPISVCNDYCYPGYQKKKKEGEQFCCYDCAPCPEGKFSSHKDMDDCFTCLEDQYPNKDRDGCVHKMINFLSFEEPLGICLVSLALSLTLTTVLVLGAFIKHRDTPIVRANNRDITYTLLISLMFCFLCSLLFLRHPGKFTCFFRQAAFGIIFTVAVSCVLAKTITVVVAFMATKPGSRMSKWVGKKLASSTAIASCLVQVGTCTVWLGTFPPFPAFDTQSLTEEIVAECNEGSVLMFSIVLGYLGLLSLISLLVAFLARKLPDSFNEAKSITFSMLIFCSVWISFVPSYLSTKGKYMVAVEIFSILASGAGLLACIFSPKCYIILLRPELNRKDLLIRRT from the exons ATGGTCCCAAATGAAACCCCTCAGTATAGGGGGATAACCCAGTTGCTTCTCCATTTTGGATGGACCTGGGTTGGACTCTTTTCTGCAGATGATGACAGTGGAGAACGTTTCCTGCAGGCCCTGGAGCCATTGTTTTTCCACAACAGAATTTGTCTGGACTTCATAGAAAAAATCCCCACCCAGTCCAGGTGGGATACTTTAAGTGATGTGAATGACTTAATCTCAAAGGTATATCGACCTTTGACACAGAGCAAAGCCAATACTTTTATCATCAATGGAGGATGTATGGTCATCATATCATTGAATAATTTGATACTTTTAGGAGATTTTGGATATGAAGAAAATCCATTATATAGAAAGGTATGGATAATGACTGCCCAAGCTGATTTCGTACAATCCAACATTCTAAAAAGCTTGACTTTCTATCTGTTCCAAGGTGCTATTTCATTTTCAGTTTGCACTAATGAACTTCTGGGGTTCAAGAAGTTTCTTCAGAACATAAACCCTTCTTGGATGCAAGGAAATGGTTTTCTCAAGATCTTCTGGGAGCAAACATTTGGTTGTACTCTTCCAGATTCCCAGGAACCAACATATATCAATGAAACATGTACTGGGGAGGAAAGACTGGAGAATCTCCCTGGGCATTTATTTGAAATGCGCATGTCTGGCCACAGTTACAGCATCTATAATGCTGTGTATGTtgtggcacatgctttgcatgcattgTACTCACCTACATCCAGCCACCGATCAAAAGTGGGTGGAAAAAGATATCTAGACCTCCAGCCTTGGGAG CTCCACTCACTTCTTCAAGGCATCTCTTTTAACAATGCAGCTGGAGAAACCTTGCATTTTAATAAGAACAAGGAAATGGGAGCTGGATTTGACATCATGAACATGGTTATGTTTCCAAACAAGTCCTTCGTAAGAGTGAAAGTTGGAAGGGTGGATGCAGAACCTCTCGAAGGAGAAGGATTCATCATTCACGAGGATATGATTGTATGGCACAGGCATTTTAACCAG GTGCGGCCCATTTCTGTATGCAACGATTACTGCTACCCTGGTtatcagaagaaaaaaaaggaaggcgAACAATTTTGCTGCTACGATTGTGCTCCTTGCCCAGAAGGGAAATTTTCAAGCCACAAAG ATATGGATGACTGTTTCACCTGTCTGGAAGATCAATATCCAAACAAGGACCGGGATGGATGTGTCCATAAAATGATAAACTTCTTGTCTTTTGAAGAACCTCTAGGAATTTGTCTGGTTTCTCTTGCTCTATCTTTGACTCTGACCACAGTTTTAGTCCTGGGAGCTTTTATTAAACACAGAGACACCCCGATTGTCAGAGCCAACAACAGGGATATCACCTACACTCTTCTAATATCTCTCATGTTCTGCTTCCTCTGCTCGTTGCTGTTCCTTCGACACCCTGGGAAGTTCACCTGCTTCTTTAGACAAGCTGCTTTTGGGATCATCTTCACAGTGGCCGTTTCTTGTGttttggccaaaaccatcactgtggttgtagctttcatggccaccaaacCGGGATCCAGGATGAgcaaatgggtggggaaaaaactGGCCAGCTCCACTGCCATCGCTTCCTGCCTCGTTCAAGTAGGCACCTGTACAGTCTGGCTTGgaacctttccccctttcccagcttTTGACACTCAGTCCCTGACTGAAGAGATAGTAGCAGAATGTAATGAAGGGTCTGTCCTTATGTTTTCCATTGTCCTGGGCTACTTGGGGCTTCTGTCCCTCATCAGCTTGCTTGTGGCATTCCTAGCCAGGAAATTGCCAGatagttttaatgaagccaaatctatcaccttcagcatgctgatcttttgcagtgtttggatATCTTTTGTCCCAAGCTACCTGAGCACtaaagggaaatacatggtggctgtggagatcttctctatCTTGGCCTCTGGTGCGGGATTACTGGCTTGCATCTTTTCCCCCAAGTGCTACATTATTCTGCTGAGGCCTGAACTCAACAGGAAGGATCTCCTAATAAGAAGAACATAA